Below is a genomic region from Seriola aureovittata isolate HTS-2021-v1 ecotype China chromosome 23, ASM2101889v1, whole genome shotgun sequence.
AGCGCTGCAACGATCAGTCCGTTAATCTTTCAGTTGATCTAAagacaattaatcagttaatatTGTGAGAATTGATTGATAGTTTCAGCCGTTTTTTAACAAATATCCTCCCGCTCAGCCTCTCGCATGAGGAGTCTCTAGTTTCCATAGTCATACTTCACATTAATGTGAATATGTTGTTTGACTGCTgattaaaacaagacatttaaagacctCAGAACACCTTAAAAACATTGTAGAGACTTAACGATGAATAGATTCATTGATTAAATAATATTGATAAGTAAGTTGCTGCTCTAGTcaacactgtgtgtttaatgtgagaGTCAGGTGTGTGATCAGTTGTGTGGCTGCATGTAAAAACCGAGTGTGTTAtgtaactacacacacacacacagactaacaTTCACTGTCATTTATGAACACACCGTCTTTCTCCATTTAAAGTGGGTGCAAATTCAgctgttgctaggcaacagggAGCTattgaaggtgtgtgtgtgattctgttgTCCTGTTGCACACCTTGTTGTTTCCCATTGATATTGACTGatagtgtttctctgtgtgtgtgtgtctgtatctgtctgtgtgtgtgcacgcagcGGGGCAGTGTGGGCGGTCGTGCGTTGTGTGAGAGTCATCCTGCATGGACTCGTCGCCATGAGCAACAAGGAGATGGTTTCCACGGAGACAGGTCAGTCCCGTCCACCTGTCAGGTGCTCACACCTGCGTACAGACAGCTCCAGctctgttgctatggtaaccGCCTGGTGTTGATGACGTCATAGAGACTCCAGGGTCCTGCTCTCAGTAGCCTATGAGGAGTTACCCAGAGTGTAAGGAGTCTGGATTTCCTGGTTCTTGAAGCTGATTTTAAATGTACCTGATGCCAGTGTGTTCACATGGACCTGAGGCTGATCCTGCTTCATCGTGTTCAGGATCTGATGTTTACACAGCGCACACGAATCTGTTCTGTAGctccctgtgtctgtgattAATGCCACTGTAATCCTGGTTACTCTGTTCAGATCAATCTGAACCCTGTAACTGAAGCCACGTTCTCCTTTAGTCGCCTGAACgccacacacagcacagtgtgtACAAACTGTGTATATGTGCTAATGTTTCTGTATTCACCTGAACTATTCACCTGGTGGGAAACcaccatctttctttctttctgtccttcttttctttgtataATATGAAGATATGAATGCTAATATTTGACATGTTGTTCTCTCATGAACACACAGTTGCTGACATTGATATATCCTGACAGATGTGTGTTACAGGTCATTGTgcgtgtgttgttgtgtggagACATACGTCCCTGTGTGGACAGAGTCTTGATGAAGTCCAGCTGTGTGTCGTCTCCTCACTGTGGACATGACGTCTGTCTCCACAGAGAATAAAGGACAGAGGAAGGTGTTTCTTCCCAACAAGCTGTTGGAGTGTCTCCCTCGCTCGTCCGGTCTGCCTAACGAGCGGCTGAGGTGGAACACTAACGAGGTGAGTGTTTGTCCTGAAGCATGACATCAGCAGAcgcctccaaaataaaagttactTGTCAGAGGTATTGTGTATattatatggccaaaagtatgtggacagctTTTTGTGTCTACAACAATTCATCAATCAAAAGAGAATTAATTAccaattaataatttattaatcaacatttttagaTTTGATTCCTCTGcgattttctgcttttccatCATAATGAGTTTAATAGCTGAATAAGACGTGTGAAGATGTGTCTTTACAATTAATCCattaacagaaaataatcagcagattgattGATAATGTAAATCCTTGTTAGTTtcagcttcagtgttttcacGTGGGTCGTTCTCGTAGTTAATGTGTGAAtgctacggtggccctgaaggtCAAAACACCgcagctgaagaaaacacaaacaacctcAGAAAGGTCTTCATCATTTTGACACAGGAGCTGCAAATACTCGACACAacagtgtttccaggggacacagaAAAGTGACGGACCTGAAGGCTCCGCTAACAGCTAATTGCACATTTTTGTGTAATTAAATCTGAATCATGTGATATTGACGTtatacaaaaccaaacaaactcacctttTGCTCATTTTCCATCACTGCTAACGGTTAGCCAACGTGTCGTCTACATGGTTTCAAAAGTCAGgaagcattgaacaacaagtgcagCTGGGCCGGGTCCGTCACCTTTTtatgtcccctggaaacacttgaTATTTTGATATCACAATGATATTTTagagcagggtttttttttctgcttcaacTTAATCAGAAATAgttgattattgtttatttttaaaagtttttgtcTGACTCGAAATGAAAAATCACTGCTCACCATGTTGGTCACCATCAGacgctttattttgaagagaaagACCCACTTGAGTCTAAGACATtaacctctctgtctctctccctgtccctctctctctctgtctttgtctctctgtctttgtctctatctctctgtgtctctgcaggagatCGCTTCTTACCTGATATCATTTGACAGACACGATGAGTGGCTCTCTTGCACCCTGAAAACCAGGTACACACACTGCATCGCTCCAGAGCCTGTCAGACGGAGCTGAGGGCGTCACAACCAGTGACCAGTGAAAACAGTGAGGGAATCagatcagctgctgttgttgttgtttactgactctgtttgtgtcttcagGCCGAAAAACGGCAGCATCATCCTGTACAACAGAAAGAAGGTGAAGTACAGGAAGGATGGATACTGctggaagaaaaggaaggatgGAAAAACGACAAGAGAGGACCACATGAAGCTGAAGGTCCAGGGCATGGAGGTGATGAGTGCAGCACACTGACCTGCAGTCAGCAGCTCCCCCTGCAGGACACTCCTCACATCACATGTGTAATAACAGCTGCAGCCTGAGAGCAACACCTGCAGACAACACTCAGGGCTGAGAGCAGCTTCTGCCACCTGTGTGGTGACTGTACCAGGTTCCTCTTCACAATAAGACTCCCCTAATAAAGATTTATAATTGGTTTATAATCAGGttattaacactttataaagcAGTTATACATTGAtgaagttaatgcttactactcattaatctgactaatgagttactaccatttataactggtagCAGGAGCCTGTGAGTAactcatgaataaatgatgctGTGTTTTACAGTTCACAGTTTGAGCTGTACGGAACAGGACgggaattttatttatttatttcttcctgtttctaaattaacaacatattaTTGGTTCATTCAGaaaaactttttcatttaaaaaaataatctgaattaATGAACATACATAAAGGcaatattattataatcatctcgttaattcagaaaaacaggagtaattttatttagtttttctgaattaacaaaCATAATTATCTCTTTAATTCTCAAACACAGGATGTTTTTTCCATAGATCTGTCAGAGGAAACTTTCTGACCATTTAGATGCTGATGTGGTCAAgtaataattaataaagtagtaactgaacaaacccgatgaagcagcagctacagacgctgatgatggagaaaacaaagagacgTGCTCATTATTTGGCAGGAAATAGGtcactgttttccttttgtctaATATGTTATAACGgcttataaatgattaataaagtGTGAACAAGCTGATTAATAAACTTGTTATAACATTCATTAATCCTTTGTAAGGGGAGTCTTATTGTGAAGGGGAACCCTGTGTGTTTTGAATGCTCAGTAAAGAGTTGAACAACATGGAGACGAGCAGCCGCTGATTCACAGGCTCCACCCACCTGACTGACCTGTGCCCCTGCTGTGTGACTGATGCTAATCATGCTAACGCTATCTGCTGTTTCAGTGCCTGTACGGCTGCTACGTCCATTCCTCCATTGTGCCAACATTCCACAGACGATGCTACTGGCtgctgcaggtacacacacacacacacacacacacacacacacacactctctcttaaaaggtttccttagttgGGGCATTTACAGCAGTGAGAGATGAAACAGCTGGACTAAACCTGACCACAAACATCATGCGGCATGAAAGCGCCGAGCAGCCATTAAACTGGGGGAGGGGTCCCACATGAACAGCCAGGGACTGAGGTCCTCATCGTTCCTCATCGTTCCCACACTCGGACTGAAGCTGCTCCATTACGGCCAAAGTCATGATCACCGTTATTCAACACGatttctcattgactttggaaaaaaacacaaaataaaaaaacaaatttcaaaataaaaagtgtggAGTGTTTGTAGTTATTCTCCTTAAACAGGACATAAGttaaagaccccccccccccccccccccaccctacccactccacccacccaccaccacctgaAGCTGAATCTCTAAAGGACAGGTCCGTCTGAATTTAAGACGACGTCCAGATCGATCAGGTGGTTCATGGTCAGTGTCATCATCAACTCATGTTGTTgttaactttgtgtgtgtgtgtgacagaaccCAGACATTGTGCTGGTCCACTACCTGAACGTGCCATCCCTGGAGGATTCTGGGAAATGCAGTCCGCTGCTGTGTGCAGTGGCCGACCGCCACGACAGCGTGAGGTGGAGCCGAGACGACCTGCTGAACCAGCTGAAGCCTATGTGtaggaaactgtgtgtgtgtgtgtgtgtgtgtgtgtgtgttaacctgtgtgttaaactgtgtgtgtgttgtgtgtgtgtgtgtgtgtgttaacctgtatgttaaactgtgtgtgtgtgtgtgtgtgtgtgtgtgtgtgtgtgttaacctgtgtgtgtgtgtgtgtgtgtgttaacctgtgtgttaaactgtgtgtgtgtgtgtgtgtgtgtgtgtgtgtgtgtgtgttaacctgtatgttaacctgtgtgtgtgtgtgtgtgtgtgtgtgtgtgtgtgtgtgtgtgtgtgtgtgtgtgtgtgtgtgtgtgttaacctgtgtgtgtgttaacctgtatgttaacctgtgtgtgtgtgtgtgtgtgtgtgtgtcagttcacAGTATGAAGTGTTCACTGGGctcaggagatttcagcatcGAGGAGTTGGTTCAACACATCCTGGACCGACAGAGAACCAAGCCACAGCCtcgcacacacacctgtctgtgtaaCACCGCCCAGGGTAACTCCCCTCGccgtgacatcactgtgacatcaccatgacatcactgtggctcAGACTAACCCcctgcctgtgtctctgtgtgtagtTTCTACAGGAGTGAACATTCCCCACCGCTGTAACAGCACCAAGCATCGCATCATCTCCCCCAAactgcccccctcctcctgcagaccctcccccctctcctctgaGGCGGGGGAGgcggggaggggagggggaggaggagaagccaAACTGCCCCACCTCCAGGCTCAGAGCAGCCCGGTTTCGTCTCCCAGCCCCTCTTCCACGTGAGTGTAACCGTGGGTGACACAGCTTGTCACGTGACATCActgctctgatgtcacagtctGTGTGGGCGTGTTGTGTTGTATGTTACATGTCTAAATAAACACGTGTCGTGTCTCTGTTCTGTAGCTCCGCCTCCTCTCCGCCTCAGCCCCACAGAGCCACCATCACCATGAGTAACCACGGCAACGGCTTCTACAGTGACCACCGCAGTAACCTGACGACGGTGGCGCTGCCCCAGAATGCTGTGATCGTCATGGCGACGACAACCGCACTcgcaggaggaagaggggggcaGGGGGGAGGTGGCGGTGTAGGCGGGGCCAGAGGGGAGGAGGCGGGGCAGAGGGGAAGCCTGTCACTCACTCGATCCGGCCAGTTACTGCTCTCCCCCGCTCTCCCCCCTCCTGCTGCCGGCAagccctcctccccctcccctccctcctcctcctcctcacctgctccctcctccctcccccctcctcccgtACAGGCGCCAGGTGTGgccactctctccctcaccctcctcccctcccctgtcATTGGAGGCTTGctcctcaccccctcctcaTCAAACACCAcatcctccaccacctccctccgctcccctcctcctcctgccgccacctcccctccttctcccccaTCTTCCCCTTCGCCGCCCCAACCTCCCCCATCTCTCCCCCCCGCCTTTGACCCAGACTCCTTCCTCAACTCCCCAAAACAGGGCCAGACGTACGGCggtcctcctccctcctcctccaccccctcacctgtcctctgctcctcctcccctctgtctcccccctctcttgctctctccctctctcccacctccacccctccctcttcggtgtcccctccctcctccctctcctccctctcctcttcctcctcctcagaagCGGACAGGAGAGACTCAgccccccccttctcctcttcctcttcgtcGTCCTCCCCACCTTCGTCCAcactccccccctccctctccctctctctgtctcccacctCCTCTGTGGCCccgcccctcctccccctctgcctGGAGCTGGGAGCTCTGGGGGAGTCggggggagtgagggaggaagaaaaggcggggagagaaggagaggtgaAGGACAGAAGAGATGATGgcgatgacgatgacgatgatgacgatgaaggCAGAGCTCCGCCCACCAAGCTggctctgctgcaggtgagacGGAGGATCTACCTGGCTCCAGATTCAGAGCAATAACCGATCCATAATCAATCAGAGTTTTCACTATTCTGCCACATCTTATCGACAAAGTTTTAATTGATCGGCTGATtgattatttatataaatatatttgtattatatttacgTCCGACAGGAAACATAATATAAAGGCTGATCTTTGCTGCTGAGTGACAGCTGAAGGAACCAACAGTTTGTGGTTCTGAACGGTTCTATTAGTCAGAACACGAGCAAcagttcaaacacaaacatcatcaaATACACAAGATTAAAACCTCCGTCCTTGTTAATCAAAGTGAATAGAGAATGAAGTTGTGCAGTGACACGTCACATGATCACACTGCAGCATCAACAGAACCGGGTCGTGGCCTGGCGCTGGTCCAGGGTCCACCAGCACTCGTTAGGACCTGTGGTTTCTTCCTTCCTGTGTGTGGTTGTTGCAGATGAAGGAACAGCAGACGTCTCTTGTTTCACTAGCGTTAGTCTTCAGTTTGTGATGTTTGATTCAGTGAATTCTGAAACTAATGGATTAATCAGCTGATGGATTAGAACTGTCTGTAAGTTCTTGTTAGgcagcagctcatcactgtgttagtgtttcctgctgctggacTTCCTGCAGGTGAGTCGCACTGTACACGACGACCTCACAGCCCCACGTGTCATAACCACGACTGTCACGTTCAGATAGAAACGTTTGTGTCTGAAACTGCTGATGTCGAGGCTCCGCCTGTGCTGACCTGATGATTGATGTCTGTGGGTCACCTGGTTGTTCACTGGATTATAAAATGGATGAAAACCAGGAAGTAACTCCAATTAAAAAAACGAGAAGTCTTTGAAGGAACCGGCGCCGTCGCTTTCTCAGAGTCTGTGTTGGAGTCTGAGCTGTGACTCGTGTCTGAGGGTTtcctttctttatctctgtatCCTTCAGCCCAGCCACGCCTCCTCCGCCTCGTCGCCACAGCAACAGACGGGAAGTAGCGGCACGTCACTGCTCCTGGTTTGCCAAGACTCAGCAGCCCATCCCACCCAGGCGGCCAATCAGACACAGCGACAGACTGACGGACAGCAGCCATTGGCCCTGAGGAGGCCCTACAATCACCTGTCTGCGCCTGATGCCCCGTCTCCGGCTCAggtttcccatcagcccctggTGCTGCGGCAGTCGCCGCTTTTCGCCGGTGCTAAAGCTAACACAGTGTCCGCCCCcgctgctgttgccatggctacCGCTCACCTGGCGACGGCCCCGAttcaggtgaaggaggagagcAGGCGGGGCTACGACTCCGAGGACACCTGCATGGACACgcacctggaggaggaggcggagcccTGTGAGCGGGGAGGGGAGGAGCTCGACATCTCCTTCGACAGCCAGTTTCCTGACCTCATCTCTGACCTCATCACAGAGGAGGCCAATCCTGTCGCAGCTCAGCCCGTCACCGCCACGCCAAATCCGGCCGTGTTCCCGGCGGGGGTCCGATACATGGTGCCCCCCCAgccctcaccctcctcctccttcctccccttccctcacccgctgccctcctcctcctcctccacccgcCTCGCCTCCATCACTGACTTCTCCCCAGAGTGGTCCTACCCTGAGGTAATCAATCACAATTATAATTAAACAGCTGCAATGAGGcagtcaacagaaaattaactgtTTATTGGTAATCGAtcaatcactcagtcagttATTTGAAGGTTCCAGTGGAGAACATTGTTTTCCTGACAGGACGCTCGGCGTGAGCTGAGGGGAAtaacgtttttgacatttaatagacaaaatgatcaatcaaggaaataatcagctgatcaatcaataatgaaagcaATCATTAGTTGATGTTTAGATATTTGCAAACAGTGTCTCGTGTTTCATTATCATTAGTCTTCAGATTGTCAGGtcgcagtgatgtcacagggaGAACGAGGAGCCACTGAACATTTGACATAtctgcttgaaaaataattgaaatcattaattgattatcaaaatattgtagcttaattattttaattaatacatatataattaATTGCTACAGCTTGAATGTCCAGTACATAAAGACGTTTGTATGAAAGTAcgtaagaaaaaaatcacattattgaTCAGAAATGTCACGATCAGATCTTTTAAACTGCTCAGcttcacactgagctgcagtcTGTGCTCTTCTGCTGCCCGACCACACGGGGGCGCCAGAGTGTCGCTGCTGAGTCACCTCATGACACTAACactggagctgctcagtgaggTACAGGCCAGTTACACACCAgttacaggccagttacagGCCAGTAACAGGCCAgttacaggccagttacagaccagttacaggccagttacaggccagttacaggccagttacaggccagttacagaccagttacaggccagttacagaccagttacaggccagttacagaccagttacaggccagttacaggccagttacaggccagttacaggccagttacagaccagttacaggccagttacagaccagttacaggccagttacaggccagttacagACCAATTACAGGCCAGTTACAGACCAgttacaggccagttacaggccagttacaggccagttacagaccagttacaggccagttacaggccagttacagaccagttacaggccagttacagACCAGTTACAGGCCAATTACAGGCCAATTACAGGCCAATTACAGGCCAgttacaggccagttacaggccagttacagACCAGTTACAGGCCAGTAACAGGCCAgttacaggccagttacagGCCAATTACAGGCCAATTACAGGCCAgttacaggccagttacaggccagttacagACCAATTACAGGCCAATTACAGACCAgttacaggccagttacagACCATTTACAGACCATTTACAGACCAgttacaggccagttacaggccagttacaggccagttacagACCAGTTACAGACCAgttacaggccagttacaggccagttacagACCAGTTACAGACCAgttacaggccagttacaggccagttacagGCCAGTTACTGACCAATTACATGACCAATTACATGACCAgttacaggccagttacagACCAGTTACAGACCAgttacaggccagttacagGCCAATTACATGACCAATTACATGACCAgttacaggccagttacagaccagttacaggccagttacaggccagttacaggccagttacagACCAATTACATGACCAATTACATGACCAgttacaggccagttacagACCAGTTACAGACCAgttacaggccagttacagGCCAATTACATGACCAATTACATGACCAgttacaggccagttacagGCCAATTACAGGCCAATTACAGGCCAgttacaggccagttacagACCAATTACATGACCAATTACATGACCAgttacaggccagttacagACCAGTTACAGACCAgttacaggccagttacagGCCAATTACATGACCAATTACATGACCAgttacaggccagttacagACCAGTTACAGACCAGTTACAGGCCAGTAGACGCATAAGGAGTGATGaggagtcaaaggtcaaacactTCATATGTAGCATCTATTTCATCTGTTGAGTACATCCCTGTGTGTTCATagttttccttttgtgtgtgcgtgtgtgtgcgtgtgcgtgtgtgcgtgtgtgcgtgtgtgtgcgtgtgcgtgtgtgcgtgtgtgcgtgtgcgtgcgtgtgcgtgtgcgtgtgcgtgtgtgcgttcAGGGAGGGGTGAAGGTTCTGATAACAGGACCGTGGAGCGAGCTGTCGGGTCGATACTCGTGTGTTTTCGATCAGAGCACCGTCCCTGCGTCACTGATCCAGCCTGGCGTGCTGCGCTGCTACTGCCccggtacacacacacacacacacacacacacaggctaatAAAGGGATAAATgacctgatgtgtgtgtgtgctccctCAGCCCACGAGGCCGGTCTGGTGTGTCTGCAGGTTCTGGAGTCCGGAGGTTCCGTCTCCTCTTCAGTTCTGTTCGAGTACCGAGCGAGGAACGCCAGCTCCCTGCCCAGCTCCCAGCTCGACTGGCTCTCACTGGACGGTcagatcctcctcctcttcctgttcttgttcctcctgctcttcctccttctcctcctcctcttcctcctcctcttcctcctcctcctcctcttcctcctgctcctgctcctcctgctcctccttttcctcctcctgctcctcctcctcctcttcctcctgctcttcctcctgctcttcctccttctcctcctcctcctcctcttcatcctcttcctcctgctcctgctcctcctgctcctccttttcctcctcctgctcctcctcctcctcttcctcctgctcttcctccttctcctcctcttcctcctcttcctcctgctcctcctcctcctcctcctgctcccccttTACTTCACCTGGTTCTGTTCATGCAGCCTCTGCCACACCTTTTactttgtgtgcgtgtgtgtgcgtgtgtgtgcatgtgtaagcgtgtgtgtgagtgcgtttgcatgtgtgcgcgtgtgcgtgcgcgggggtttgtgtgtgtgtgtgtgtgtgtgtgtgtgtgtgtgtgtgtgtgtgtgtgtgtgtgcgtgtgtgtgtgcgtgcgcgcgcgcgtcTTATTTTCATGGTAGTCGCTGATGATGGCGACTGATCACAGCAGCTGTAAACCTGATGTTTCCTGTTCTTACTAAGACCCAGACACTTTCATCAACATGGGTTTATATTCTGAAACATGAACTGTGTGACTCACGTGCTTTCACTGCTGTTTCTGAGAGTAACAGTGGATACAGTCTGATGAAGAGCAGCAGTCAGACTCCACAGCACTGGAGGTTGAAACCAGAGGCTTTGACTGTGTAACAAGCCTTAAGTGATGGATGAGCCAATCAGACAGACTCTGATACTGAGAGTGTGCGTGTCTCTTCAGCCTCCTCTTCCCGCTCTGCCGTCTCCTGATTATCTAAATCAGAGCTGCAGTTATCAGCAGGCTGTCAGCTGCTGTTCTTCCCTTCAGAAACAATAAAGTTATGTAGGTTTTGAACTGAGGTAACTCCCAGAAGACCACAGCTCTGAATTAACTCAGTAACTTTCACCCATTTTCCAGCTGTGACGTCtctcagagcacagacactgtaaacacacctgtcacctgtccaggtgctgttacaacagaaacacagcggCTACACCTTCCTCTGAGTGTGAGGCTCCGTCCACACCACTACAGTTTAGTATCaaaactcatctcttcttctaTGTTTCCTGCTCCGTCCTCACGAcgaaactctggggttgtgttttactctgaaaactCAGgcttgcattttattttgaaaactccggGGTTGTGTAgtctggatggacagaaactgagacctgtTTAAATggcctctcctgattggctctgatcagcctggactaccagtggtgaatacaacatgatgatgaatcacagtgttactgaccttgttgtcttagcagctgttgttcacttacattctctgttttaatgctacaactgtctctgctgttcctccttcagaggagacaatctacttcctgtttacaccggctcgcacatgctcagtgtagaGTTCTCACAAGCTGTTGACTGAGCTCAGCTGTGTGTTGGATAGTGTCAGAGACTGTGAATAATCAGTCAGTtgtatgtggggggggggggcaccatcatcaggtgagggcagagtgtgtgttggcagGCTGCCtgccctctgctctctcctcccagGAATCCACTTCAtcccttcatctctgtctctctccgtctgtcgCTCTGTGATTGATGGGCTGGAGCTGTTTTCCACTGTCATCACTCGGGTCAGGCTCAGATCCAGGAATGTCACACAGTCAGTTGGGACACACTAtcagtcacccccccccccctccaacacTGTGgatttcccatcatgctttgctgctgtgtttggacGTCCAGCCTGCAGCCTGCAGTCTGCACTGGACGACCAagcgcgctctctctctctctctctggctttaaAGTTAACTGATCCTTGCACGGCCGTTCAGTGTGctcactgagactgtgtgtgtgtgtgtgtgtgtgtgtgtgtgtgtgtgtgttaaatctCTCATCGTCGTCACTGCACATTTTAAGATCAAGTGTGTGTTAACTTATCTTGTGACATCATAACGTACCCAAAATGCTCCTCATCTGTGCTCACCCATGACACTGAGCGAGCCAGcaacatagagacagacagacagatagagagagagagagagagagagagagagaaagggggagggagggaggagag
It encodes:
- the camta2 gene encoding calmodulin-binding transcription activator 2 isoform X2, encoding MSNKEMVSTETENKGQRKVFLPNKLLECLPRSSGLPNERLRWNTNEEIASYLISFDRHDEWLSCTLKTRPKNGSIILYNRKKVKYRKDGYCWKKRKDGKTTREDHMKLKVQGMECLYGCYVHSSIVPTFHRRCYWLLQNPDIVLVHYLNVPSLEDSGKCSPLLCAVADRHDSVRWSRDDLLNQLKPMFHSMKCSLGSGDFSIEELVQHILDRQRTKPQPRTHTCLCNTAQVSTGVNIPHRCNSTKHRIISPKLPPSSCRPSPLSSEAGEAGRGGGGGEAKLPHLQAQSSPVSSPSPSSTSASSPPQPHRATITMSNHGNGFYSDHRSNLTTVALPQNAVIVMATTTALAGGRGGQGGGGGVGGARGEEAGQRGSLSLTRSGQLLLSPALPPPAAGKPSSPSPPSSSSSPAPSSLPPPPVQAPGVATLSLTLLPSPVIGGLLLTPSSSNTTSSTTSLRSPPPPAATSPPSPPSSPSPPQPPPSLPPAFDPDSFLNSPKQGQTYGGPPPSSSTPSPVLCSSSPLSPPSLALSLSPTSTPPSSVSPPSSLSSLSSSSSSEADRRDSAPPFSSSSSSSSPPSSTLPPSLSLSLSPTSSVAPPLLPLCLELGALGESGGVREEEKAGREGEVKDRRDDGDDDDDDDDEGRAPPTKLALLQPSHASSASSPQQQTGSSGTSLLLVCQDSAAHPTQAANQTQRQTDGQQPLALRRPYNHLSAPDAPSPAQVSHQPLVLRQSPLFAGAKANTVSAPAAVAMATAHLATAPIQVKEESRRGYDSEDTCMDTHLEEEAEPCERGGEELDISFDSQFPDLISDLITEEANPVAAQPVTATPNPAVFPAGVRYMVPPQPSPSSSFLPFPHPLPSSSSSTRLASITDFSPEWSYPEGGVKVLITGPWSELSGRYSCVFDQSTVPASLIQPGVLRCYCPAHEAGLVCLQVLESGGSVSSSVLFEYRARNASSLPSSQLDWLSLDDNQFRMSILERLEQMERRMAEMAARDNNNQQKQQQHQQQHGNQLATPPPPPLPEEHEQSSQWFERRIVGVCERMMRVGRWGGGGGGGERLHHSVRHRGMTLLHLAAAQGYTHLIHTLIHWRSVNSDSLDLEQEVDPLNVDHFSCTPLMWACALGHQRAAELLYSWSSLALGIPDSLGRLPLAVARSRGHTRLATALEELHTQRTHTHTNTTPRDTHTSRADTHTPATPQPPLSPLSTSPDTGLSSSSSLPSPSDPSSPSPSSAYSSGPAPMDTSPSSPFSPSSSSSLPVSPPSASSLSLSSLPPVSMWGEEPNAGFSTGLNPRGSRDSPLYLMDYESASPGHTHSYTHAAAGRRLHTAATFEEQLLSYSENAENEGEEEEYLEEEVLQVDMATLAEQIIEATPERIKQEDFPTGAESPLRGRRDNPAIQDTWLATYLDTVDAHTHSPPRRVCPPSPLSALALQRLRPPSSAAWAEFLNASANGKMERDFALLTLTDGEQRELYEAARIIQNAFRRYKGRRLKEQQDMAAAVIQRCYRKYKQYALYKKMTQAAILIQSKFRSYYEQKRFQQSRRAAVLIQQYYRSYKEYERLKQAPRGAASHNPKIKGSFLTKKQDQAARKIMRFLRRCRHRIKELKQTRELERRGLTT